The genomic segment AATTTCTCTCTTTCGCCCATCTTCCATTGCCATCCATAATAATTGCAATATGAGCAGGTATTAAATTATCACTCATATTCTTTAAATTCACCTTTTAAAGTATCTAAAATATCACAAGAGATTTTAATTTTCTCTCCATTAAACTTATAGCTATTCTCTTTTAAAATCAATTCTATTTCATTTGAATCTGAACCAAATGAGTTTTTATCATCTAAAATATTTAAACAAACTCCATCAAGTTTCTTTTTTTCTAACATATTCTGAGCATTTGATAAGGCCATAGTTTCATCCATTTCGGCTTTAAAACCAATTGAAATAAGATTATCCTTATCCAATGAACTTAAAATATCTATGTTTTGTTTTAAATCAAGTTTCCAAAATGAACCAAGCATATCTTTTTTTAATTTTCCATCTTGAGGAGTAGTTGGTAAATAATCACTAATTGCTGCAATCATAAATAAAAAAGGTTTTCTTTTAGAATCTTTTTTTGCAATTTGAATTGAAGCAACTAAATTTTCATACATTTGAGCACTACTTTGGACAGGAATAACATTTATCTCTTTTGGTAAACTCTCATATCCTCTAGTGCTTACCAAACAAACATCCGCACCTTTTAAATATAAAGATAAAGCCATAGAAGATGCCATTTTTCCAGAAGAGAAATTTGACACATATCTTACATCATCTATTTTTTCAATTGTTCCTCCACCACTTAATACTACTTTTCTACTATTCCAATAATCATCTTTAAGTAACTGCCTAGCTGTGGTATAAAATATCTCTTCTGGTTCAGCCATTGCACCATCACCAACGTCTTTACAAGCTAATTCTTTTACTTGTGATGAAACAATTTTAAAGTTACAAACTTTTAGTTTATTAAGACTCTCTTGCGTAATTGGATTATTTAACATATTTGTATTTGCTGCTGGTGCAATCAATTTTATATTAGGATAAGCAAGTACAGTTTGTGTTAAAAGATTATCTGCAATACCATTTGCAAATTTATTAATTGTATTAGCACTAGCAGGAGCAATTACAAAAACATCTGCCCATTTTCCAATATCTATATGATTATAATCTGAATCTTTATCCCAACTTTCAGTCTCTTCATCTAATACTTTGTTTTGAGAAATTGCTTCAAATGTAATTGGTGCTATAAATTTTTTTGAACTATCAGTCATAATAACTTTTACATTAGCCCCTGCTTTTATGTATAGTCTAATTAATTCTAAACTTTTATAAATTGCTATTGAAGCAGTAACTGCAACTAATATGTTTTTATCTTTTAGTAACATATCTATTCTTTAATTTTTATTCTCAAAATGTTTATAAAAATAACCATCTACTGTTCTTTTTTTTGCTCTTGTAGTATAAAGTTGACCATCTTTTACATTTTGAGTTACAGTTGAACCTGCACCTATTAAACTATTATCTTCAATAGTTACAGGAGCTACAAACTGTGTATCAGAACCTACAAACACATTTTTACCTATAATTGTTTTATATTTATTAATACCATCATAATTACAAGTAATTGTTCCACAACCTATATTTGTTCCTTCATCAATTTCACAATCGCCAAGATATGACAAATGCCCTGCTTTTACACCAGTTAACTTTGCTTTTTTTGTTTCAACAAAGTTACCAATATGTGTTTCATTTAAAATACTTCCGGGTCTTACTCTAGCCATTGGTCCAACATCAGAATCTTCAATAACTGAATCTTCTACTATTGAATTTGTTTTTATATGAGAATTTATGATTTTTGTATTTCCTAAAAGTGTAACTCCATTTTCTAAAATAGACTCTCCTTCAATAGAAACACCTTCTTCTATATAAATAGTATCAGGTAATCTCATAATTACACCAGCTTTTAAAAACTCATGTTTTAATCTATTTTGATGAATAACCTCTGCATCAGCTAATTCAACTTTTGAATTAACCCCTTTAAAATTCTCTTCATTTACAGCAAGTGGTTTTAGAACTTTTCCTTGAGTAATTGCCATTTCAATTAAATCTGTAATATAATATTCTGCTTGAGCGTTGTCATTTGAAAGATTTGGAAGATTCTCTAGTAAAAATTTTGTGTCAAATTGATAAATACCAGCATTTGCAGTTGTAACTGCTAATTCTTGCTCATTTGCATCTTTTTGTTCAACAATCTTTTTAACAGAACCATTCTCAATAATCACTCTTCCATATCCATCTGCACTTTCAAGTTCAAGAACTGACATAACAATTGTTGCATCTAAATTAAACTTTTTAAGTTCGTCTGCTTGAATTAAAGGCATATCACCATTTAAAACTAATACTTGGTCATATTTTGGAGTTATTCCCATAACTGCACCACCAGTTCCAGGGTAATTTTCATGGTCTTGGATCACATAATTAATACCAGTAAAATATTTTTCCATTTCTGCTTTCACTTTTGAAGCTTGATGAAAAAGAACCACTGTAATATCATCACTTAGTTCTAAGGCTTCCTTTATTGAATAATATAACATTGCTTTACCAGAAATTTTATGTAATACTTTTGGTAATTTAGATTTCATTCTTGTACCAGCACCTGCTGCTAAAATAATAATTGATTTATTAAACATTTATAACTATCCCTCTAAAGTTTCATTTATTTCATTTTTTAAGTTCTCAGTAACTTCTTCAATAGCTCTTCTCATTTTGCTATCTGTAATATTTGCATCTAAAAGAGTATCTAAATTACTTTCTCTTTCTTTAAAAAATTTGGCTACAGATTTGCTTTTTTTATTTCGGTTATACATTAAAACACCAGATAAAATTAAAACCACTACTAATTTTGTATGTCCTAAAATTGCAGCATAATTTAAAATCGTAAACCCTGCATAATCAGCTTCATTTATATTCGCACCAGCAGTAATAAGAAGTCTTGCAATTTTATAATTACCTTTCCATTGAGTATGGTGAAGGGCTGTTCTTCCTTGTTTGTCTTTTATATCTAGATTAGTTTTTTTCGTTAAAAGTTTTTCAACTACTTCTAAATCATTAGCCATAACTGACTTATGGAAAATTGTTCTTCCTTCTTTATCAATAGTATTTACATCAATCCTAAACTTTAATAAAAATACAAGTCTTTCAAGAAAAGACTCTTTCTCTTTTTGATGAGTTATCTTTAATCCATCATCAATCATATATGAAAGTGGCGTATTTTTATCGTTATCAATAACATTTAAATCTGCACCTGCATTAACAACAAGTTTAATCAACTCAATATTATTTTGAATCACTAAATCAAAAAGTACTGTTTTCCCATCTTTTTTAGGGTAATTAATTTTAGGTTTAAAAATTAAAACCTTTTTTAATAAAGCAAAATAATCTTCACCTTCTACTAAATCTAAAAATCTTTTTGAACTTGGTTTTTTATTATTTTGTGTAATTAAAACTGCTTCTGCTAAATCATCTACAATAGTTCTTTCATTGAAATCTTGATGATCAATATCTGCACCTTTAGAGATAAGATGATCTATCATTTCCATATTTGAAGGACCTTTTAATACGGCATCAAAGATAACTGTTTTTCCATCTTTATCTTGAGTATTAACGTCCGCACCTGAAGCAATTAAAAAATCTATCGTGTCATAGTTTTCTCTTTCAACTTCTTTATATAAAACAGTTTTACCATCAGAATCAGTTCTATCTATTGCTAAACCATTATCTATTAAAAGTCCAGTTAATTTAAGATAATTCCGTTCTTTATTTGCAAGACGATATTTTCCTTCTATTTTTTCATCAGAAGATTTTACAATTGCTAAAATTTTTAATATTTCATCCAATATAGTTTTTTCTGCATAATCTTTAATATTTAACTTTATACCTTTTTCTAAAAGTAATTCAATTATAGAAATATTATTTGAGCCTAAAATCACTGCATTAAAAAGGGCACTTTGTCTCTTTTTGTCTACAATATTAATATCAATTCCATTTGATATTAAAAATTTTGTTACTAAATCATTTTCCTTTAATACTGAATAAAACAACGCACTTCGTCCATTATTATCTACAATATTAATATCATCGATATTATTTATTACCTCTTTTATAATTGATAAGTTTCCACCTTCAACTGCATCAAATAAAACTGTTCTCCCATAATGATCAGTTAAAGATAAATCAGGATTTTTTGACATAAGAATTTGAAAAACTTTTTCATTCTCTTCTAAAGCAGCATCTTGAAGTACAGTTCTTCCTGATGAATTAATATGATTTATTGAAGCCCCATTTTCAAGTAAGAATCTTATCATCATACCATCAATTTTATCAACAGCTTCAGACAATACAGTTTTTCCATAATTATCTTCAGCATTAATTTCAATACCATTTTTAATTAAAATTTTAATAGATTCTATTCTTCTTTTAGAGGATAGTTCAAATAATAGAGTTCGACCTTTTGCATCTCTTCTATTTATATTTACACCACTGTCAATTAATTCCTGAATTTTCTTTTCATCAATATAGTTCTTCATTAGTTCTTTATGTAAAGACTCTGCGCCATCTGTTTTGAACATACCTAACATATAAATATTCCTCTAAATTTTACGTAAGTACTAAGATTATACCTAAAATTTTGTTAATTAATGGCGTCTATTTCTTCTATATGGTTTAGAATACTGTTTTGATCTACTATCTTCAGTCAATTTTAAATTTAATTTCAAAGATTTCTCTATAAAAGAATTGAAACTATTTCTTAAAATAACTGCTTTATCATAATCTGGAAAAAGTTCAGGAAACTTATAAGATAACCATAAGTAAAGCGAAATTTTCTTCACTTCATCTTCTACAAGTAATAAATCTTTTTGAGTAATTGCTTTTTTAGGTAAAGTAATTGAAGGCTTATATCTACAAGTTCTACTTTTTATTACTGCTGCGATATAAGCTTCATAAGCTTGAAGAATTATATTTGACTTGGTTGTAATCGGCGCTTGTGCAAGTAGATATTTATCTTCTAAGCTTAAATTATTTTTTTTATCTACAATTTTAGCTGCTTCAATTAAAGATGAGATATTAGAAGCAATAAAAGGACCATCAAAAGTCATATTATCTTTAAAAAATTTCAAAATTTTTGTTAAAGAGTTTGTTTTTATATGACTTGCTAAAGATTCAAGTTGTTCATTATTTATTTTTACAGAAAAAGGTGGTTTGATAGTACGAACTGGTTGTTCAAATTCTTCTTTGATATGTTCTAAAACATCACGTCTAGTTGCACCCAAGAATCCAGCATCGAATAATTTATATCTTCCTGCACGACCTGCTATTTGAACTATTTCATTTACATTTATTTTTCTTCTACTAACGCCATCAAACTTTGTATCTGTAGTAAAGAGTATAGTTTTTATAGGAAGATTTAATCCCATTGCAATAGCATCTGTTGCAATTAAAACTTCACTTTTTTTATGCCTAAATCTTCTCGCTTCATCTCGTCTAACTTCAGGAGATAAAT from the Arcobacter sp. LA11 genome contains:
- the coaBC gene encoding bifunctional phosphopantothenoylcysteine decarboxylase/phosphopantothenate--cysteine ligase CoaBC; the protein is MLLKDKNILVAVTASIAIYKSLELIRLYIKAGANVKVIMTDSSKKFIAPITFEAISQNKVLDEETESWDKDSDYNHIDIGKWADVFVIAPASANTINKFANGIADNLLTQTVLAYPNIKLIAPAANTNMLNNPITQESLNKLKVCNFKIVSSQVKELACKDVGDGAMAEPEEIFYTTARQLLKDDYWNSRKVVLSGGGTIEKIDDVRYVSNFSSGKMASSMALSLYLKGADVCLVSTRGYESLPKEINVIPVQSSAQMYENLVASIQIAKKDSKRKPFLFMIAAISDYLPTTPQDGKLKKDMLGSFWKLDLKQNIDILSSLDKDNLISIGFKAEMDETMALSNAQNMLEKKKLDGVCLNILDDKNSFGSDSNEIELILKENSYKFNGEKIKISCDILDTLKGEFKEYE
- the glmU gene encoding bifunctional UDP-N-acetylglucosamine diphosphorylase/glucosamine-1-phosphate N-acetyltransferase GlmU, with amino-acid sequence MFNKSIIILAAGAGTRMKSKLPKVLHKISGKAMLYYSIKEALELSDDITVVLFHQASKVKAEMEKYFTGINYVIQDHENYPGTGGAVMGITPKYDQVLVLNGDMPLIQADELKKFNLDATIVMSVLELESADGYGRVIIENGSVKKIVEQKDANEQELAVTTANAGIYQFDTKFLLENLPNLSNDNAQAEYYITDLIEMAITQGKVLKPLAVNEENFKGVNSKVELADAEVIHQNRLKHEFLKAGVIMRLPDTIYIEEGVSIEGESILENGVTLLGNTKIINSHIKTNSIVEDSVIEDSDVGPMARVRPGSILNETHIGNFVETKKAKLTGVKAGHLSYLGDCEIDEGTNIGCGTITCNYDGINKYKTIIGKNVFVGSDTQFVAPVTIEDNSLIGAGSTVTQNVKDGQLYTTRAKKRTVDGYFYKHFENKN
- a CDS encoding ankyrin repeat domain-containing protein, with the translated sequence MLGMFKTDGAESLHKELMKNYIDEKKIQELIDSGVNINRRDAKGRTLLFELSSKRRIESIKILIKNGIEINAEDNYGKTVLSEAVDKIDGMMIRFLLENGASINHINSSGRTVLQDAALEENEKVFQILMSKNPDLSLTDHYGRTVLFDAVEGGNLSIIKEVINNIDDINIVDNNGRSALFYSVLKENDLVTKFLISNGIDINIVDKKRQSALFNAVILGSNNISIIELLLEKGIKLNIKDYAEKTILDEILKILAIVKSSDEKIEGKYRLANKERNYLKLTGLLIDNGLAIDRTDSDGKTVLYKEVERENYDTIDFLIASGADVNTQDKDGKTVIFDAVLKGPSNMEMIDHLISKGADIDHQDFNERTIVDDLAEAVLITQNNKKPSSKRFLDLVEGEDYFALLKKVLIFKPKINYPKKDGKTVLFDLVIQNNIELIKLVVNAGADLNVIDNDKNTPLSYMIDDGLKITHQKEKESFLERLVFLLKFRIDVNTIDKEGRTIFHKSVMANDLEVVEKLLTKKTNLDIKDKQGRTALHHTQWKGNYKIARLLITAGANINEADYAGFTILNYAAILGHTKLVVVLILSGVLMYNRNKKSKSVAKFFKERESNLDTLLDANITDSKMRRAIEEVTENLKNEINETLEG
- a CDS encoding helicase-related protein — encoded protein: MKDNWQQQLQTLLNCDLKSLFPLARSLNRKLKFFVGPTNSGKTYNAMKELKESNSGLYLAPLRLLALEGYEDLKEEKIDVSLITGEEQIINEDAAHVCSTIEMIDFNLDVDVAVIDEIQMLDDTERGWAWVNAIIGCPAKTIIMTGSVNALDAVKKIVSYLGEELEVIKHQRKTPLKVLPRHTALDHLESGTALIAFSRKDVLKLKQKLQKKYKVSVIYGNLSPEVRRDEARRFRHKKSEVLIATDAIAMGLNLPIKTILFTTDTKFDGVSRRKINVNEIVQIAGRAGRYKLFDAGFLGATRRDVLEHIKEEFEQPVRTIKPPFSVKINNEQLESLASHIKTNSLTKILKFFKDNMTFDGPFIASNISSLIEAAKIVDKKNNLSLEDKYLLAQAPITTKSNIILQAYEAYIAAVIKSRTCRYKPSITLPKKAITQKDLLLVEDEVKKISLYLWLSYKFPELFPDYDKAVILRNSFNSFIEKSLKLNLKLTEDSRSKQYSKPYRRNRRH